In Rutidosis leptorrhynchoides isolate AG116_Rl617_1_P2 chromosome 2, CSIRO_AGI_Rlap_v1, whole genome shotgun sequence, one genomic interval encodes:
- the LOC139892951 gene encoding acid phosphatase 1-like translates to MNPITSFLLLLFSLISVAFCHQNLIIELPENSERIDNSIEQVTSWCSSWRIAGEANNLNPWNKVPDECVNYVKEYMLSKSYEIDLEFVSNEAIEFAKSFKLNEDGMDVWIFDIDETLLSNLPYYARHDYGSQIFDHNQFDEWVLEGMAPTIEPSLKVYEEVSRLGFKIFLLTGRTESKRSITINNLMKAGFQNWDRVILRGAEDHEKTAVAFKSEKRKEMVEEGFRIIGNSGDQWSDLIGSSVSMRSFKLSNPMYFIS, encoded by the exons ATGAATCCCATCACATCATTCCTACTACTATTATTCTCCCTCATATCAGTAGCGTTCTGTCACCAAAATTTGATAATCGAACTTCCAGAAAACTCGGAACGTATCGATAATTCAATTGAACAAGTTACAAGTTGGTGTAGTAGTTGGAGAATTGCAGGTGAAGCAAATAATTTGAATCCGTGGAATAAAGTCCCAGATGAATGTGTGAATTATGTTAAGGAATATATGTTGAGTAAATCATATGAAATTGATCTTGAATTTGTGTCGAATGAAGCGATTGAGTTTGCGAAAAGTTTCAAATTGAATGAAGATGGAATGGATGTTTGGATTTTCGATATCGATGAAACGTTGCTTTCGAATTTACCTTATTATGCTCGACATGATTATGG ATCACAGATTTTCGATCATAATCAATTTGACGAATGGGTCCTCGAGGGAATGGCACCAACGATTGAGCCTAGTTTGAAGGTGTATGAAGAGGTTTCAAGGCTCGGGTTTAAGATATTTTTGTTAACAGGACGTACCGAGAGCAAAAGGAGTATTACCAtaaataatttgatgaaggctggATTTCAAAATTGGGACAGAGTCATTTTGAG AGGTGCTGAAGATCATGAAAAAACAGCGGTGGCATTTAAGTCGGAAAAGAGAAAAGAGATGGTGGAAGAGGGATTTCGGATTATCGGAAACTCTGGTGATCAGTGGAGTGACTTAATAGGTTCATCGGTATCAATGAGATCGTTTAAGCTTTCAAATCCAATGTATTTCATATCTTGA